One region of Alosa sapidissima isolate fAloSap1 chromosome 1, fAloSap1.pri, whole genome shotgun sequence genomic DNA includes:
- the si:ch73-71d17.2 gene encoding RPA-related protein RADX: MASSIPAQPPSCALQRTLRKLSITRVGTGQNRTCQEPLYVLSLDRYMKDANFAVFFQGSIHASDSLYDATLTDGDCKIRVSIEPRLNHLIVKKLFRCGSTLKNVEFLVEQNTDKGNTDILVTNLELDQQSEDAALLALSEVNVKSLPWWAGEEPSSLPLRARRSTYLPLWNDYDFSGEMWRDRPPDDMNERSTSSRAPVSLREVRQRFLSDGSRIRGDVRVRILQKSRLIHYGKAEQNCLCPYRAELQVADESASVSVVLWNTMCMEWYRRLHPGMVLRLSRFRVRESFSHRIGQNPEPDIEISLNSSHPSAIISIVSPVSPEWHLPDVPHDFCKGTDLQSRPHGSICDVVGLVIFTGRPECVKNKEGKMDHFRWIQLEDGSCDYPVMVKLYSTSQPDVHSTIQPMAVFVCTRLQLVSGSSQFYYLTNTQYTQVYCTGTGCPLTIPYKGIHPFRQFLQWLDQTDEGDVMKRSVVGGSFIYPPPPASLKTFMEERKAQPGLISGQELKGLCENLQYRESQRFCVQCTISAVEYHHQDDGQTSVLSSPHLTTPTSPGLPVEPQPVKRSPRGQKRPNPITAGTPRKRLILPSSDSEEISDSGLSLFDSAMEFLIGDEKNVDDAGNDDDDSNSFVTADTSPACSFSLSRAAMETIPRTFCYRRRHVQASATGLQPNSFQKLLPFAELESFSPAPFYKGHYTLQLRALSDGVVVNALFLPASLESNHWRPLPHRHANSWESILSHGGFSPHVPPPSPADLMAIKTQLVNQKLVCVLEACPLGRNRLELVLSRAFPLQS; the protein is encoded by the exons ATGGCGTCTTCTATACCTGCACAGCCGCCAAGCTGTGCGTTGCAGAGAACTCTGAGAAAATTAAGCATTACACGTGTAGGCACAGGGCAGAACAGGACATGTCAAGAACCTCTGTATGTCCTCTCATTAGATCGTTACATGAAGGACGCCAATTTCGCGGTATTTTTCCAGGGAAGTATTCACGCCTCAGACAGCTTGTACGATGCCACTTTGACTGATGGAGACTGTAAGATTCGCGTCTCAATCGAACCAAGATTGAATCATCTAATTGTAAAAAAACTATTTCGTTGTGGTAGTACTCTAAAAAATGTGGAATTCTTGGTGGAACAAAATACTGATAAAGGCAATACAGATATTCTCGTTACAAACCTGGAATTAGACCAGCAGTCAGAAGATGCTGCCCTGCTCGCGCTGTCCGAAGTTAATGTAAAATCTCTCCCGTGGTGGGCTGGGGAAGAACCCAGTTCCCTCCCATTGCGAGCACGGAGAAGCACATATCTCCCACTCTGGAATGACTACGACTTTTCTGGAGAAATGTGGCGTGACCGTCCACCTGACGACATGAATGAACGGAGTACAT CATCTCGTGCTCCAGTTTCACTCCGGGAGGTGCGTCAGCGCTTTCTGAGCGATGGGTCACGAATCCGTGGTGATGTCCGTGTGAGAATTCTGCAGAAGTCTAGACTGATACACTACGGCAAAGCAGAGCAGAACTGTTTATGTCCATACAGG GCTGAGCTGCAGGTGGCAGATGAGTCAGCTAGTGTGTCGGTGGTCCTGTGGAACACCATGTGTATGGAGTGGTACCGGCGGCTGCATCCGGGCATGGTGCTCCGCCTGAGCCGCTTCCGAGTGCGGGAGAGTTTCAGCCACCGTATTGGCCAGAACCCAGAGCCAGACATTG agatCAGTTTAAACTCCTCTCACCCAAGTGCCATAATTTCCATAGTGTCACCAGTTTCTCCTGAGTGGCATTTACCAGATGTACCACATGACTTTTGTAAGGG GACAGACCTCCAGAGTCGTCCTCATGGTAGCATCTGCGACGTGGTGGGCCTGGTTATCTTCACTGGCAGGCCAGAGTGCGTCAAGAACAAGG AGGGTAAGATGGACCATTTCCGCTGGATCCAGTTGGAGGATGGGTCCTGTGATTATCCAGTAATGGTGAAGCTGTACTCTACATCTCAGCCTGATGTCCACAGCACGATCCAACCTA TGGCTGTATTTGTCTGCACCAGACTCCAGTTGGTGAGCGGATCATCACAGTTTTACTACCTGACCAACACTCAGTACACACAGGTGTACTGTACAG GAACTGGCTGCCCTCTTACAATACCGTATAAAGGGATTCACCCATTCAGACAGTTCCTACAGTGGCTTGATCAGACAGATGAAGGTGATGTAATGAAGCGGTCTGTGGTTGGAGGAAGCTTCATTTACCCACCTCCTCCAGCTTCACTCAAAACCTTCATGGAGGAACGAAAAG cacAACCTGGGCTGATCAGTGGACAAGAGCTGAAAGGGCTGTGTGAGAACCTTCAGTACAGGGAGTCTCAGCGCTTCTGTGTCCAGTGCACCATTAGTGCTGTGGAGTACCATCATCAG gATGATGGACAGACCAGTGTCCTGTCGTCTCCTCATTTGACCACTCCTACAAGCCCAGGCTTACCAGTAGAGCCACAGCCAGTGAAacg GTCACCTAGAGGGCAGAAAAGGCCAAACCCCATCACAGCTGGAACTCCtaggaagag ACTGATTTTACCTTCATCTGACTCCGAGGAGATCTCTGACAGTG GGTTGTCTCTATTCGATAgtgcgatggagtttctcataGGAGATGAAAAAAATGTAGATGATGCTGGTAATGACGACGACGATAGTAACAGTTTCGTCACCGCGGATACCAGCCCAGCCTGCTCCTTCAGCCTCTCTCGAGCTGCCATGGAAACTATCCCACGCACCTTCTGTTACCGGCGGCGACACGTCCAGGCCAGTGCCACAGGCCTTCAGCCTAACAGCTTCCAGAAGCTCCTCCCGTTTGCGGAGCTTGAGTCCTTCAGCCCTGCTCCCTTCTACAAAGGCCACTACACACTGCAGCTGCGAG ctctctCTGACGGGGTTGTAGTGAATGCCCTGTTCCTTCCTGCTTCCCTGGAGtccaatcactggaggccactCCCCCACCGTCATGCCAACAGCTGGGAGAGCATCCTATCACATGGTGGCTTCTCACCACACGTCCCACCCCCTAGCCcag